CCACGATCACCGCCACGGTGATCGCCGCGCCGAGCACCGGCACCAGCACATGGCGCCACCAGCTCACCGGCCCTCCGCGGCGCCGGACCGCGAACCAGCCCACCACGCTCGCGTGCAGCAGCGTGAACGCGGTCAGCGCGCCGACGTCGACCACCGAGACCAGGTGGTCGAGGCCGTCGTCCCGCCGGGCCGCCCACACCGCCGCCACCATCGTGATCACGGCGGAGACCAGCAGCGCCACGCGCGGCACGCCGGAATCCGTGCGGGACAACACCTTCGGCAGCCGCCGGTCGCGGCCCATCGCGAAGATCAGCCGCCCGGCCGCCGCCTGCCCGGCCAGCGCCGCGAAGGCCGCGCCGATCGCCTTGCTCACCGCCACCAGGTCGTGCAGCCACGTGCCGACCGAGGAGTCCACGGCGTCGTAGAAGGCCGACCCCTGCCGTTCCGGCTCCGCCGCCAGCTGCGCCGACGACACCGGTTCCAGCAGCGCCACCAGGTACGTCTGGCCCACGAACAGCACGCCCGCCAGCGCCAGGCAGAACAGCAGCGCCCGTGCGACCTTCGCCGACCCGCCGGTGACCTCCTCCGCGAAGGTCGCGATCGCGTCGAAGCCCAGGTACGACAGCACCGCCACCGACACCGCGCCGACCACCGCCGACAGCGCGAACGCCCCCTGCGTGCCGTCCCCGGACAGCGGCGACAGCCAGCCCCGCTCGGCACCGTCACGAGCCAGGACCACGATCGCCGCCGCCACGAACACCAGCAGGACCACGATCTCCATGGCGAGCACCAGGAAGCCCACCCGGGCCGCCGCGCGCACCCCCCACAGGTTCAGCGCCGTCGTGACGA
This region of Streptomyces ambofaciens ATCC 23877 genomic DNA includes:
- a CDS encoding APC family permease, whose product is MSETGTAAHGAGGEHQEHQEHQLKRSLGFRDLVVYGLLFIAPMAPVGVFGTLDAKSHGAVALVYVVATVAMAFTAFSYAQMVRVVPQAGSVFAYARAGLGNGAGFVAGWMAMLDYVLIPAVAYLFSGIAMEALVPEVSRWVWTAIAVVVTTALNLWGVRAAARVGFLVLAMEIVVLLVFVAAAIVVLARDGAERGWLSPLSGDGTQGAFALSAVVGAVSVAVLSYLGFDAIATFAEEVTGGSAKVARALLFCLALAGVLFVGQTYLVALLEPVSSAQLAAEPERQGSAFYDAVDSSVGTWLHDLVAVSKAIGAAFAALAGQAAAGRLIFAMGRDRRLPKVLSRTDSGVPRVALLVSAVITMVAAVWAARRDDGLDHLVSVVDVGALTAFTLLHASVVGWFAVRRRGGPVSWWRHVLVPVLGAAITVAVIVEASHTAQVVGAVWLAVGLVVLAAQARRRHPAGT